Part of the Ignavibacterium album JCM 16511 genome, CCAAAGTCAATTATAATTAAGTCCTTATTTGGATAAATTGAAACGCCTGCTATCGCATTAGCTATTCTGTCAGAACCAACTTCCAAGGAATTCAGATATCTTATTTTTAATCCTGTTTTAACTCCCGGCTGAATTATAAATGGCTCGACCGAAAAATATTTTATACATCCGTTTCGCAAGGAATAAATTAGATCAGGCACCACAGAACATATTGCAATTGCGTTGATTAATTTTAGATCAATTTCATTCTCTCGTAAAATACTTCTCAGAAAAATTCCTATTTCATCAGAAGAAAAACTTGTGCGCGAAGATTTTCTGAATTGCAAAATAATTTTCCCGTCTTTGAAGACACCGCCAAATATCTGAGTATTTCCAACATCAAGAGTTAAAACCATTGTTATTTTCCTTCAATTATTTGTAAGATAATCTCTGCCAATTCTTTTGAGTCAACTGCCCTGTGCTGATTTTTAAATTTATCAATAACCAGAAAATTTTTCTGAATATTGTTTTGCCTGTCCCTAATGAGATTGATTACTACATAATCAGCTGAAGTAAAAAGCTTTTCCGCTTCATTAATCGAATGATCAAAATCATCTGCTCCAGAAAACTTAAATGCAATTAATCTGAGATTCTTATTTCTTGAAATCGTCTTGATTTTATCAACTAGCTTTTCGGTTTGCTTGAGGTAGATTTTTAGTGAGTTTATTCCCGAGTCGATTTTTACAATATCTTCAAGGTTTATCTGTTCTCCCTGACTTTCAATTTTATCAACAGTAAAATCACTTACGGCAGCGAGGTGGATTATAAAATCAAAATGATTATTTCTAAGTAAATTG contains:
- a CDS encoding type III pantothenate kinase, encoding MVLTLDVGNTQIFGGVFKDGKIILQFRKSSRTSFSSDEIGIFLRSILRENEIDLKLINAIAICSVVPDLIYSLRNGCIKYFSVEPFIIQPGVKTGLKIRYLNSLEVGSDRIANAIAGVSIYPNKDLIIIDFGTATTFDVVTSEKEYLGGAIVPGLKISMEALESKTAKLPAVELEIPERATGRSTKESIQSGLFFGHIGTIKELVSRIKRESFNNSEPFIIGTGGFASMFRDFNLFDEVVPDLVLQGIYFAYKLNTSKGV